A window of Rhodococcus sp. SGAir0479 contains these coding sequences:
- a CDS encoding NAD(P)-dependent malic enzyme — protein MSPVSEASVTPKVEITDEEIFAGHIGGKLSVETTAPLDSQRALSIAYTPGVAQVSRAIHADETLADRYTWTNRLVVVVSDGSAVLGLGDIGPRASLPVMEGKSALFKNFAGLNSIPLVLDTKDPDEIVETLVRLRPSFGAVNLEDISAPRCFEIERRVIEALDCPVMHDDQHGTAIVALAALRGAAKVQSRDITALRVVISGAGAAGVACANILLAAGVADVTVLDSKGIVSSDREDLNEIKADLAARTNPAGRSGGLVEALDGADVFLGVSAGTVPEEIIATMAPEAIIFAMSNPDPEIHPDIAAKYAAIVATGRSDFPNQINNVLAFPGVFKGALDAGARRITEGMKLAAADAILSVLGDELAVDRIVPSPLDPRVAPAVAAAVAQAAKDEGVA, from the coding sequence GTGTCCCCTGTGTCTGAAGCTTCCGTAACGCCAAAGGTCGAAATTACCGACGAGGAGATTTTCGCGGGCCACATCGGTGGCAAGCTCTCGGTGGAGACCACCGCGCCCCTCGATTCCCAGCGTGCGCTGTCGATCGCGTACACCCCCGGTGTCGCGCAGGTCAGCCGCGCGATTCACGCCGACGAGACGCTGGCCGATCGTTACACCTGGACCAACCGGCTGGTGGTCGTGGTCAGTGACGGCTCGGCCGTCCTCGGTCTCGGCGACATCGGGCCCCGGGCGTCCCTGCCGGTCATGGAGGGCAAGTCGGCGCTGTTCAAGAACTTCGCCGGTCTCAACTCGATTCCGCTGGTTCTCGACACCAAGGACCCCGACGAGATCGTCGAGACGCTGGTGCGACTGCGCCCGAGCTTCGGTGCAGTGAACCTCGAGGACATCTCGGCGCCGCGGTGCTTCGAGATCGAGCGCCGCGTGATCGAGGCACTCGACTGCCCGGTCATGCACGACGACCAGCACGGCACCGCGATCGTCGCGCTGGCCGCGCTGCGGGGCGCGGCGAAGGTCCAGAGCCGGGACATCACCGCGTTGCGTGTGGTCATCTCGGGTGCCGGCGCGGCAGGCGTCGCGTGCGCGAACATCCTCCTGGCCGCGGGCGTCGCGGACGTGACCGTCCTCGATTCGAAGGGCATCGTGTCCTCCGACCGCGAGGACCTGAACGAGATCAAGGCCGATCTCGCGGCCCGCACCAATCCGGCCGGCCGTTCCGGCGGCCTGGTCGAGGCGCTCGACGGGGCGGACGTGTTCCTGGGTGTCTCCGCCGGCACGGTGCCCGAGGAGATCATCGCGACGATGGCGCCGGAGGCGATCATCTTCGCGATGTCGAATCCGGACCCGGAGATCCATCCCGACATCGCGGCCAAGTACGCGGCGATCGTCGCGACCGGGCGCAGCGATTTCCCGAACCAGATCAACAACGTGCTGGCGTTCCCGGGTGTCTTCAAGGGCGCGCTGGACGCGGGTGCGCGCCGGATCACCGAGGGCATGAAGCTCGCGGCGGCGGACGCGATCCTGTCGGTGCTCGGCGACGAGCTCGCGGTCGACAGGATCGTCCCGAGCCCGCTCGACCCGCGCGTCGCCCCGGCCGTCGCCGCGGCGGTCGCACAGGCCGCCAAGGACGAGGGCGTCGCCTGA
- a CDS encoding ABC transporter permease: MFTGAWDFITDPANWPGPTGIGTRIVQHLWYSLLAVAGAAVVAVPAGLAIGHFRRGQIVVVGVVNALRSLPTLGVLTLLVLLLGLGLVPPILALVLLAVPPLLAGTYAGVANVDRAVVDAAEAMGMTPLQVLGRVEIPNALPLILGGVRSAALQVIATATVAAFVNLGGLGRYIFDGLALHSYDRVLVGAILVAALALLVDAILAAAVWACAPGTGRLRRPVTVSAPEGTSESAR, from the coding sequence ATGTTCACCGGCGCGTGGGACTTCATCACCGACCCGGCGAACTGGCCGGGGCCCACCGGGATCGGCACCCGGATCGTCCAGCACCTCTGGTACAGCCTGCTGGCCGTCGCGGGTGCGGCCGTGGTGGCGGTGCCCGCCGGTCTCGCGATCGGGCACTTCCGGCGCGGGCAGATCGTCGTCGTGGGCGTCGTCAACGCGCTGCGGTCGTTGCCGACCCTGGGTGTGCTGACATTGCTGGTGCTGCTGCTCGGGCTGGGGCTGGTGCCGCCGATCCTCGCGCTGGTGCTGCTGGCCGTGCCGCCGCTCCTGGCGGGCACGTACGCGGGGGTCGCGAACGTGGACCGCGCCGTGGTCGACGCCGCGGAGGCGATGGGCATGACTCCCCTGCAGGTGCTGGGTCGCGTCGAGATCCCCAACGCGCTGCCGCTGATCCTCGGCGGTGTGCGTAGTGCCGCGCTGCAGGTGATCGCGACGGCGACGGTGGCCGCGTTCGTCAACCTGGGTGGTCTCGGCCGGTACATCTTCGACGGGCTGGCACTGCACAGCTACGACCGCGTGCTGGTGGGCGCGATCCTCGTCGCGGCCCTGGCGCTGCTGGTGGACGCGATCCTCGCCGCCGCCGTGTGGGCCTGCGCGCCGGGGACCGGCCGACTGCGCCGCCCGGTGACGGTCAGCGCGCCTGAAGGAACCTCAGAATCCGCGCGTTGA
- a CDS encoding alpha/beta hydrolase, producing MRSIQLPLPLVAASLKPFYRLALNASLPYRVQRALLDLAAPIQWLPDGTVTHRTTLAGRPAERITVGATDRPTAVLYLHGGAYTIGSLATHRSLAAHLARESASVVYTLDYRLAPEHPYPAGLEDAVAAFRELVADHGFSADRVALAGDSAGGGLGLATARRLVDAEQLHPAALALISPWVDPGSKEAPFDRDLVVNSRWAHTCAAAYLGGGDPADPGFAPLLGDLSGLPPAAVHVGTGELLYPQIVELAAKLETAGNGLHYVEYPNLWHVAHLQASVLGEAADAVADLGAFLRASFPSTADGHLAS from the coding sequence ATGAGGTCGATCCAGCTCCCGCTGCCCCTGGTCGCGGCGTCGTTGAAGCCGTTCTACCGGCTGGCGCTCAACGCCAGTCTGCCGTACCGGGTGCAGCGGGCGCTGCTCGACCTGGCCGCACCGATCCAGTGGCTGCCCGACGGAACCGTCACGCACCGAACGACTCTCGCGGGCCGGCCGGCCGAGCGGATCACCGTCGGCGCCACCGATCGGCCGACCGCGGTGCTGTACCTGCACGGCGGCGCGTACACGATCGGATCGCTCGCGACGCACCGATCGCTCGCGGCGCACCTGGCCCGCGAGTCCGCGAGCGTGGTCTACACGCTCGACTATCGTCTCGCGCCCGAGCACCCGTACCCGGCGGGGCTCGAGGACGCGGTCGCCGCGTTCCGGGAACTGGTCGCGGACCACGGATTCTCGGCGGATCGCGTCGCACTGGCCGGTGACTCGGCGGGCGGCGGGCTCGGTCTGGCGACCGCCCGTCGGCTGGTCGACGCCGAGCAGCTGCACCCCGCCGCGCTCGCGCTCATCTCGCCGTGGGTCGACCCGGGATCGAAAGAGGCCCCGTTCGACCGCGACCTGGTCGTCAACTCGCGGTGGGCCCACACGTGCGCGGCGGCGTATCTCGGTGGCGGCGACCCCGCCGACCCGGGATTCGCCCCGCTGTTGGGCGATCTGAGCGGTCTGCCGCCCGCCGCTGTCCATGTGGGCACCGGCGAGTTGCTCTACCCCCAGATCGTCGAGCTGGCCGCGAAACTCGAGACGGCCGGCAACGGCCTGCACTACGTCGAGTACCCGAACCTGTGGCACGTCGCGCACCTGCAGGCGTCCGTACTGGGCGAGGCCGCCGACGCCGTGGCCGACCTGGGCGCCTTCCTGCGTGCATCGTTCCCGTCGACCGCCGACGGACACCTTGCCTCCTGA
- a CDS encoding ABC transporter ATP-binding protein, translated as MIEFAAVTKRFPDGTVAVDGLDLRIEAGSVTVFVGPSGCGKTTSMRMINRMEVPTSGAVRVDGRDVTDVDAVELRRGIGYVIQSGGLLPHRTVLDNVATVPVLQGKSRRAARRDALDVLDRVGLDPALAGRYPAQLSGGQQQRVGVARALAADPPVLLMDEPFSAVDPVVRADLQDEMLRLQAELRKTIVFVTHDIDEAVRLGDRIAVFGPHGRLQQDDRPERVLRSPATDFVAEFVGRDRGYRGLSFRTADGLRPREVRRVRESEVAATVLDPGEWALIVTADGRPRGWIDATGVESVRAGRAVADASTPGGTLFTLGADLRQALDAAISSPSGIGVVVDGDGLLVGGVDAADVVALLDEQRRARTRVPDGR; from the coding sequence GTGATCGAGTTCGCCGCGGTCACCAAGCGCTTCCCGGACGGCACGGTCGCGGTCGACGGCCTCGATCTGCGGATCGAGGCAGGCTCGGTGACCGTCTTCGTGGGGCCGTCCGGCTGCGGCAAGACGACCTCCATGCGGATGATCAACCGCATGGAGGTGCCCACCAGCGGCGCCGTGCGTGTCGACGGCCGGGACGTGACCGACGTCGACGCCGTCGAGCTTCGGCGCGGTATCGGCTACGTGATCCAGAGCGGGGGGTTGCTGCCGCACCGCACCGTGCTCGACAACGTCGCAACCGTGCCTGTTCTACAGGGCAAGTCGCGGCGCGCGGCCCGTCGCGACGCGCTCGATGTCCTCGACCGGGTGGGTCTCGATCCCGCGCTCGCCGGACGCTACCCGGCGCAGCTGTCGGGCGGACAGCAACAGCGCGTGGGGGTGGCCCGCGCGCTGGCCGCCGACCCACCCGTCCTGCTGATGGACGAACCGTTCAGCGCCGTCGACCCGGTCGTGCGCGCGGATCTGCAGGACGAGATGTTGCGACTGCAGGCGGAACTGCGCAAGACGATCGTGTTCGTCACCCACGACATCGACGAGGCCGTCCGTCTGGGCGATCGGATCGCGGTGTTCGGCCCGCACGGCCGGCTCCAGCAGGACGACCGGCCCGAGCGGGTACTGCGCTCCCCCGCAACCGACTTCGTCGCGGAGTTCGTCGGCCGGGATCGCGGCTACCGGGGTCTGTCGTTCCGGACGGCCGACGGGCTGCGGCCGCGGGAGGTGCGCCGTGTCCGCGAATCCGAGGTCGCGGCAACGGTTCTCGACCCCGGTGAGTGGGCGCTGATCGTCACCGCCGACGGGCGCCCCCGCGGGTGGATCGACGCGACCGGCGTCGAGAGCGTGCGGGCGGGCCGGGCCGTCGCGGACGCGTCCACACCGGGCGGCACGCTGTTCACGCTCGGCGCCGATCTGCGGCAGGCCCTCGACGCTGCCATCTCCTCGCCGTCCGGGATCGGGGTGGTGGTCGACGGCGACGGACTGCTGGTCGGGGGCGTCGACGCCGCGGACGTGGTGGCGTTGCTCGACGAGCAGCGCCGCGCCCGTACCCGCGTCCCGGACGGGCGGTGA
- a CDS encoding SDR family NAD(P)-dependent oxidoreductase: protein MSEFKDRVCVITGAGSGIGRALALHLAGQGAKLALSDMDSAGLAETVRQVEALGAQVKSDHLDVTQREAVLAYADAVVAHFGKVNQVYNNAGIAFHGEVERSEFKDIERIVDVDFWGVVNGTKAFLPHLIASGDGHLVNVSSLFGLLSIPGQSAYNAAKFAVRGFTESLRQEMLIAKHPVQVTCVHPGGIKTAIARNAAVPDGDDQVTFAQFFDKRLARTTPEDAAKTIVNGVRKNKARVLIGADAKFLDAWVRIVGPSYQRVVATVTARVLPKAH, encoded by the coding sequence GTGAGCGAGTTCAAGGACAGGGTCTGCGTCATCACCGGCGCCGGTTCGGGCATCGGCCGCGCACTCGCACTCCACCTCGCCGGGCAGGGCGCGAAACTCGCGCTCTCCGACATGGATTCGGCGGGGTTGGCGGAGACCGTCCGCCAGGTGGAGGCGCTGGGCGCGCAGGTCAAGTCCGATCATCTCGACGTCACCCAGCGCGAGGCCGTCCTCGCGTACGCGGACGCGGTGGTGGCCCACTTCGGCAAGGTGAACCAGGTCTACAACAACGCCGGCATCGCCTTCCACGGCGAGGTGGAGCGTTCGGAGTTCAAGGACATCGAGCGCATCGTCGACGTCGACTTCTGGGGCGTCGTCAACGGGACCAAGGCGTTCCTGCCGCACCTGATCGCGTCCGGTGACGGGCATCTCGTGAACGTGTCGAGCCTGTTCGGCCTGCTGTCGATTCCGGGCCAGAGTGCCTACAACGCAGCCAAGTTCGCGGTCCGCGGTTTCACCGAGTCGCTGCGGCAGGAGATGCTCATCGCGAAGCATCCGGTGCAGGTGACGTGCGTGCACCCGGGCGGGATCAAGACCGCGATCGCCCGCAACGCCGCGGTGCCGGACGGCGACGACCAGGTGACGTTCGCGCAGTTCTTCGACAAGCGGCTCGCGCGCACCACCCCCGAGGATGCGGCGAAGACGATCGTGAACGGCGTGCGCAAGAACAAAGCGCGGGTCCTGATCGGCGCGGACGCCAAGTTCCTCGACGCCTGGGTGCGGATCGTCGGCCCGAGCTACCAGCGGGTGGTCGCAACGGTCACCGCCCGCGTCCTGCCCAAGGCGCACTGA
- a CDS encoding ABC transporter permease, with product MHWLVDNFPRVLDLTRDHLQLALLPLLFGLVIALPLGTAVRRTPWLRRITVVAAGIAFTIPSLALFVTLPGLLGLDILGTANVVTALTVYSTALLVRVVPEALDAVPRNVVDASTAMGFTTARRALTVELPLALPVLIANVRVVAVTNISMVSVGALVGVGGLGELFTEGYQRDYPDQIVAGIIAIVVLALAIDGALYLAGRLLTPWERSGRPSRRATLALSEGPA from the coding sequence GTGCACTGGCTGGTCGACAACTTCCCGCGGGTACTGGATCTGACCCGCGACCACCTGCAGCTCGCGCTGCTGCCGCTGCTGTTCGGACTGGTCATCGCCCTCCCACTCGGGACGGCCGTGCGCCGCACGCCGTGGCTGCGCCGGATCACCGTGGTGGCCGCCGGTATCGCGTTCACCATCCCGTCGCTGGCACTGTTCGTGACACTGCCCGGGCTGCTGGGTCTCGACATCCTCGGGACGGCGAACGTCGTGACGGCGCTGACCGTCTACTCGACCGCACTCCTCGTACGCGTCGTGCCGGAGGCGCTGGACGCGGTACCCCGCAACGTCGTGGACGCCTCGACCGCCATGGGGTTCACGACGGCGCGCCGCGCGCTGACCGTCGAACTGCCGCTGGCACTGCCCGTGCTCATCGCGAACGTCCGCGTCGTGGCGGTCACCAACATCTCCATGGTGTCCGTCGGGGCCCTGGTCGGGGTCGGCGGGCTGGGCGAGCTGTTCACCGAGGGCTACCAGCGCGACTACCCCGACCAGATCGTGGCGGGCATCATCGCGATCGTCGTGCTCGCGCTCGCGATCGACGGCGCGCTGTATCTCGCGGGACGCCTCCTCACGCCGTGGGAGCGGTCGGGGAGACCCTCCCGCCGGGCCACGCTCGCGCTGTCGGAAGGGCCTGCCTGA
- a CDS encoding alpha/beta fold hydrolase, with protein MREITLDLDTVRLRALTWGPPSGRLAVLLHGFPDTAHTWRFLGPALAETGWRVVAPFTRGYAPSGISTDGSGHVAALVDDAVAIHARMDGGTDAVLVGHDWGAITANALAAHPDNPFVAVASLAVPPSAALRRAAALRVLPRQLRNSWYILFNQLPVLPERYAERLVARLWADWSPGYDAAGDLPAVRAAIADRDHRRAALGYYRDLAQPWRRPPARYRRWAGAEMRLPRTPVLYLHGARDGCLDPPLAELAARGLPPGCEVHLVPGAGHFLQLEQPDQVNARILRFLQAR; from the coding sequence ATGCGCGAGATCACCCTGGACCTCGACACCGTCCGACTCCGGGCACTGACGTGGGGACCGCCGAGCGGGCGCCTCGCGGTGCTGCTGCACGGGTTCCCCGACACCGCCCACACGTGGCGGTTCCTGGGCCCGGCGCTTGCGGAGACGGGTTGGCGGGTGGTCGCCCCGTTCACGCGCGGTTACGCGCCGTCGGGGATTTCCACCGACGGCAGCGGGCACGTGGCGGCCCTCGTCGACGACGCCGTCGCGATCCATGCCCGAATGGACGGCGGTACCGACGCGGTCCTGGTGGGGCACGACTGGGGCGCGATCACGGCGAACGCTCTGGCGGCGCACCCCGACAATCCGTTCGTTGCCGTCGCCTCGCTCGCGGTGCCGCCGTCCGCCGCGCTGCGCAGGGCGGCGGCGTTGCGCGTGCTGCCGCGACAACTGCGCAACAGCTGGTACATCCTGTTCAACCAGCTTCCGGTCCTGCCCGAGCGGTACGCCGAGCGGCTGGTGGCGCGGTTGTGGGCGGACTGGTCACCCGGCTACGACGCCGCCGGCGATCTCCCGGCCGTGAGGGCGGCGATCGCCGACCGGGATCACCGGCGGGCGGCGCTGGGCTACTACCGCGATCTGGCGCAGCCGTGGCGGCGCCCACCGGCGCGCTACCGGCGGTGGGCCGGGGCGGAGATGCGGCTTCCGCGCACTCCCGTGCTCTACCTTCACGGCGCACGGGACGGCTGCCTCGACCCGCCTCTGGCCGAGTTGGCGGCACGCGGACTGCCGCCGGGGTGCGAGGTACACCTCGTGCCCGGTGCGGGTCACTTCCTCCAGCTCGAGCAGCCCGACCAGGTCAACGCGCGGATTCTGAGGTTCCTTCAGGCGCGCTGA
- a CDS encoding flavin-containing monooxygenase codes for MSLPVTDTSARAASPRQVDTLIIGSGFAGLGAAIKLVQEGKHDFLVLERGNDVGGTWRDNTYPGAACDVPSHLYSYSFALNPEWTRSFSPQPEIQNYISSVARKFDVLDKHVFGCEVESAHWNDESAHWEVRTSKGDFVAKVVVAAVGALCEPSLPDIAGIEGFEGEIFHSAQWNHDATLDGKRIAVIGTGASAIQIVPQLAKTAGKLDVYQRTAPWILPRADREYTKAEHLAFKYVPGFQKLCRTGIYWMRETQVVGLAKAPIFMKPLQFAAERHLRRQIKDRELRRKVTPNFQIGCKRMLISNNYYPALAQPNVDVVTDGIAEVRKNSIVDRNGVEREVDAIVVATGFHVTDSPTFAGIFGKDGRSLAQTFDEGGQQGYKGSAIANFPNMFFLVGPNTGLGHSSMVFMIESQVNYVVDAIKVIERYDLATVEVRKDAQDAYNRELQSKLSKSVWNNGGCASWYLDKHGNNTTLWPGFTFEFRNMTKQFDLGAYRSVAAGDLPAPAVSAQTAAADSVDAELSDLDDDKVAAQ; via the coding sequence ATGAGTCTCCCAGTCACAGATACTTCCGCCCGGGCCGCGTCCCCGCGCCAGGTCGACACACTGATCATCGGTAGCGGCTTCGCGGGCCTCGGCGCTGCTATCAAGCTGGTCCAGGAGGGCAAGCACGACTTCCTCGTGCTCGAACGGGGCAACGACGTCGGCGGTACGTGGCGCGACAACACGTACCCCGGGGCCGCGTGCGACGTGCCGTCCCACCTCTACTCGTACTCCTTCGCGCTCAATCCCGAGTGGACGCGCTCGTTCTCGCCGCAGCCGGAGATCCAGAACTACATCTCGTCCGTGGCCCGCAAGTTCGACGTGCTCGACAAGCACGTCTTCGGGTGCGAGGTGGAGTCGGCGCACTGGAACGACGAGAGCGCGCACTGGGAGGTGCGCACCTCGAAGGGCGACTTCGTCGCGAAGGTCGTCGTCGCGGCCGTCGGCGCGCTGTGCGAGCCGTCCCTGCCCGACATCGCGGGCATCGAGGGGTTCGAGGGCGAGATCTTCCACTCCGCACAGTGGAATCACGACGCCACGCTCGACGGTAAGCGGATCGCCGTGATCGGCACCGGCGCCTCCGCCATCCAGATCGTCCCGCAGCTCGCGAAGACCGCCGGCAAGCTCGACGTGTACCAGCGGACCGCGCCGTGGATCCTGCCGCGCGCCGACCGCGAGTACACCAAGGCCGAGCACCTGGCGTTCAAGTACGTGCCGGGCTTCCAGAAGCTTTGCCGCACCGGGATCTACTGGATGCGCGAGACCCAGGTGGTCGGTCTCGCCAAGGCCCCGATCTTCATGAAGCCGCTGCAGTTCGCGGCCGAGCGGCATCTGCGCCGGCAGATCAAGGACCGGGAACTGCGCCGCAAGGTCACCCCGAACTTCCAGATCGGCTGCAAGCGCATGCTGATCTCCAACAACTACTACCCGGCGCTCGCGCAGCCGAACGTCGACGTCGTCACCGACGGCATCGCCGAGGTTCGCAAGAACTCCATCGTCGACCGCAACGGGGTCGAGCGTGAGGTCGATGCGATCGTCGTCGCCACCGGTTTCCACGTCACCGACTCCCCCACGTTCGCCGGCATCTTCGGCAAGGACGGTCGGTCCCTCGCGCAGACGTTCGACGAGGGCGGCCAGCAGGGGTACAAGGGTTCGGCCATCGCGAACTTCCCCAACATGTTCTTCCTGGTCGGCCCCAACACCGGCCTGGGGCACAGCTCGATGGTGTTCATGATCGAGTCGCAGGTGAACTACGTGGTCGACGCGATCAAGGTGATCGAACGCTACGACCTCGCCACGGTCGAGGTCCGCAAGGATGCGCAGGACGCGTACAACCGGGAGCTGCAGTCCAAGCTCTCGAAGAGCGTGTGGAACAACGGCGGTTGCGCCAGCTGGTATCTCGACAAGCACGGCAACAACACCACGCTGTGGCCGGGCTTCACGTTCGAGTTCCGGAACATGACCAAGCAGTTCGACCTGGGCGCCTACCGCAGCGTCGCCGCCGGCGACCTGCCCGCTCCCGCGGTGAGCGCGCAGACCGCCGCGGCCGACTCCGTGGACGCCGAACTGTCCGATCTCGACGACGACAAGGTGGCAGCACAGTGA
- a CDS encoding ABC transporter substrate-binding protein → MSPNRSGRAGGFGPRWAVLALAAAAAAGCGVDTSSSVGGPISAGPVVVGASDSVESELVARLYAGSLDAHGRSTELLLGLGDRADRLAALDADRVALVPDYTGRLLHWFDPGAEVTAADDVYEALNKSLPPGLAVSDYAPADDRSSLVLGAARAGSSGPGTVGDLAPDCATSTLYSTPEFAEDRNALSRLASVYGCTFAAVVPVPDAAAMSGELAGTAAVGGTTAAAPAVRADELAVLGDEDDAFTAQNVVPLYRGEALTSDDVKALSVVMQLTTSDLTGMAARIRAGEISSADAANEWLDEHL, encoded by the coding sequence GTGTCACCGAACAGGAGTGGGCGTGCGGGCGGGTTCGGGCCGCGGTGGGCGGTTCTCGCGCTCGCCGCCGCGGCGGCGGCCGGCTGCGGCGTCGACACCAGCAGCAGTGTCGGCGGGCCGATCTCGGCCGGGCCCGTCGTCGTCGGTGCGTCCGACTCGGTCGAGAGCGAACTGGTCGCGCGGCTCTACGCGGGCTCGCTCGACGCCCACGGCCGCAGCACCGAGCTGCTGCTGGGGCTGGGGGACCGGGCGGACCGGTTGGCCGCGCTCGACGCCGACCGGGTGGCGCTGGTGCCGGACTACACGGGACGGCTGCTGCACTGGTTCGATCCGGGCGCGGAGGTGACCGCCGCCGACGACGTCTACGAGGCGCTCAACAAGTCGCTGCCGCCGGGACTGGCGGTGTCCGACTACGCTCCCGCCGACGACCGGTCGTCCCTCGTGCTGGGTGCGGCCCGAGCCGGCAGCTCCGGTCCCGGCACCGTCGGCGACCTCGCGCCCGACTGCGCGACGTCGACGCTCTACTCCACCCCCGAGTTCGCCGAGGACCGGAACGCGTTGTCGCGGCTGGCATCGGTGTACGGCTGCACGTTCGCGGCGGTCGTGCCCGTCCCGGACGCCGCCGCCATGAGCGGCGAGCTGGCCGGTACGGCGGCCGTCGGGGGGACGACGGCCGCTGCGCCCGCCGTCCGCGCGGACGAGCTGGCCGTCCTGGGTGACGAGGACGATGCATTCACCGCGCAGAACGTGGTGCCGCTCTATCGGGGTGAGGCCCTGACGTCGGACGACGTCAAGGCGCTGAGCGTCGTCATGCAGCTGACGACGTCGGACCTGACCGGAATGGCCGCCCGGATCCGCGCGGGGGAGATCTCCTCCGCCGACGCCGCGAACGAATGGCTCGACGAGCACCTCTGA
- a CDS encoding ABC transporter substrate-binding protein: MNSSRIRLRRRLARGAVAVVALSLTALTACGSNDPLSGDSGGTAADPDTIVVGSANFPESTTVGYIYAEALRANGFDVDTKMNIGSREVYVPALRDGSLTVIPDYTGNLLQYLDPAATATSAAEIDAALPAALAPDLATTTPAPAEDKDAVVVTRETADKWNLTSIADLAPHSAEVKFAAPAEFQERPVGLPGLAERYGLDIAAANFVPIADGGGPATVKALTSGQVTAANIFTTSPAIEANDLVVLDDPKNNFPAQNVVPLLRAAAKNDKLSRVLDAVSAKLTTAELVALNDAVSGDSKTEPETAAKQWVAQQGLDTPLS, encoded by the coding sequence ATGAACAGTTCCCGGATTCGCCTGCGCCGCCGCCTGGCCCGAGGGGCGGTCGCGGTCGTGGCCCTCTCGCTGACGGCCCTCACGGCGTGCGGCAGCAACGACCCGCTCTCCGGCGATTCCGGCGGCACCGCCGCCGATCCCGACACGATCGTGGTCGGATCGGCGAACTTCCCGGAATCGACCACCGTCGGCTACATCTATGCCGAAGCGCTGCGGGCCAACGGGTTCGACGTCGACACCAAGATGAACATCGGCAGCCGGGAAGTGTACGTCCCGGCCCTGCGCGACGGATCGCTCACGGTGATCCCCGATTACACCGGCAACCTGCTGCAGTACCTGGACCCGGCGGCCACCGCGACGAGTGCCGCCGAGATCGACGCGGCTCTCCCGGCGGCCCTGGCTCCCGACCTGGCGACCACCACCCCGGCGCCCGCCGAGGACAAGGACGCGGTGGTCGTGACCCGCGAGACCGCCGACAAGTGGAATCTGACCTCCATCGCGGATCTGGCGCCGCACTCGGCGGAGGTGAAGTTCGCCGCCCCGGCCGAGTTCCAGGAGCGTCCGGTGGGCCTGCCGGGGCTCGCCGAGCGCTACGGCCTCGACATCGCCGCCGCCAACTTCGTGCCGATCGCTGACGGCGGCGGGCCGGCCACCGTCAAGGCGTTGACGTCGGGACAGGTGACCGCGGCCAACATCTTCACCACCTCGCCCGCGATCGAGGCGAACGACCTGGTGGTCCTGGACGATCCGAAGAACAACTTCCCGGCCCAGAACGTCGTGCCGTTGCTGCGCGCGGCCGCGAAGAACGACAAGCTGTCGCGCGTCCTCGACGCGGTCTCGGCCAAGCTCACCACCGCGGAGCTGGTCGCCCTCAACGACGCCGTCTCGGGGGACAGCAAGACCGAACCCGAGACCGCCGCGAAGCAGTGGGTCGCGCAGCAGGGACTGGACACCCCGCTGTCGTGA
- a CDS encoding TetR/AcrR family transcriptional regulator: MDAAVKRTRLSPAERRAQLIDLGVRMLAERSLEQISVEDIADQAGVSRGLLFHYFTSKHDFHVAIVRHTSAEMLARTAPDLELAPLEILRDVMASYVDYVSENRDTYVSLLRGTASGDPDMREVFEETRGEMARRVIDQLPTLGIDPDARTALSVRGWIAFVEEATITWLRSPDIPRDELIELLVTALPAVALGAGAAAALLGG; this comes from the coding sequence ATGGATGCCGCCGTGAAACGCACGCGCCTCAGCCCGGCGGAGAGGCGGGCGCAGCTGATCGACCTGGGCGTCAGGATGCTCGCCGAACGCTCCCTCGAACAGATCTCGGTCGAGGACATCGCCGATCAGGCCGGTGTCTCGCGCGGGCTGCTGTTCCACTACTTCACGTCCAAGCACGACTTCCATGTCGCCATCGTGCGCCACACCAGTGCGGAAATGCTCGCCCGCACCGCGCCCGACCTCGAACTCGCGCCGCTCGAGATCCTCCGGGACGTGATGGCGTCGTACGTCGACTACGTCTCCGAGAATCGCGACACGTACGTCTCGCTGCTGCGGGGGACAGCCAGTGGGGACCCCGACATGCGGGAAGTCTTCGAGGAGACGCGAGGCGAGATGGCCCGCCGGGTGATCGACCAGCTGCCGACGCTCGGCATCGACCCCGACGCGCGGACCGCGCTGTCGGTGCGAGGCTGGATCGCGTTCGTCGAGGAAGCCACCATCACGTGGCTCCGTTCCCCGGACATCCCGCGCGACGAACTGATCGAGCTGCTGGTGACGGCGCTGCCCGCCGTCGCCCTCGGTGCGGGCGCCGCGGCGGCGCTGCTCGGCGGCTGA